Below is a genomic region from Cotesia glomerata isolate CgM1 linkage group LG5, MPM_Cglom_v2.3, whole genome shotgun sequence.
TAAATTCTGAATTTATTCTGTCGAATTGTTTGCTATTATTTACTATTCTTAAAACgttgaaataataacaaaaataaaaacattaattttaatgctaCATTCTTACGATTATGAAGTGATAATATTCCTATTAGTACAATGatgaaatcaaaattataatatattttggaACATACGTATAGATATTAAAACAATacataaattcaattataagAACGAAATTGCATGAATCATATCTGCTACATTTATACTTTTACACGTACTTAAAAGGCcaaaaaagcaattttttgatcattttttctgaagaaaattttctttttttttttttttacaaataatccTTTCAAAAAAGATGTCTTGCGATGAGAACGATATTTTCAGTTTGAAccatcaaaatttgaaaatttgcaAAAATTCCGTCAATCTCAAGTGACGGACTTGTGTTTCTTCCATAACttcattaacaataaaatagatAGTCCGGAGATAGTGAACGAAATAAAACTATTGGTGCCTACGAGGatttttagagaaaaaagATTGCTGGATTTACCACAGAACACAAGCAGACTTATAATATGTGATTCTAGATATAGGATATTCGCTACAGTGAATGAATATGCtaatgattgaaattttttcaatagtagctgtaatacatttaaaaaagaagtaataaaaatgttgAGTGACTTTAAgagatgaatttttatgttaacatattaaatatactggataaaaatttaatcgagCAAATTAATGCActagatattaatattattaattattattaatataaactattgtaattttcagattgcattaaataaataaaaaatattatctagTGGTCAATCgaaagaattataaaaatatatatttttaacaaaatagcggctggacaaaaaaaatatcggtttttgatgaaaattccaatctaaaattgtttaaaaaatctaaaatatttatcggAATTATTAATCCTTGGATAAATTATCGAAAAATATAGTTGAgaaaattgtttgaaaatttgagattGATCTGATAAGATATTTCGTTTTctttaatgataatgataattcgTTTTCGATAATTCTTGCTCACCGACTTTGAAATAGTGTTGGACAATAATAGTATTTTCGATAATTAGCTTTAATTGcttatttttcagaaaatttagtagtaatttctttttaataactttctccgaaaaattatatttttttttttattgctaactttttaaaaataataatatcattttttttttctaattactaattcttttgaaaaattaaataataataataataataaatttttttttttgtctaactCTGCTTTGAACAGACACTTAAGAAAAACGCTTCAAGATGGCTTTACAATTACGCGTATGCTTTTGAAAATACTTGTCTGattactttaaaattgaaaatatacaTTAAGTTACAGGTAATACCTTATCTTTatcatcttcatcatcatcgtcatcGCCTGGAGTAGGCGGACCATCATCAGAATTGAAATCCGAATCATGAGTGATAGAATGAACTTGAAATGAAGATGAAGAACTGGAAGTGCTGGTTAACAATGAAACGCAGCAATATTTAAGCATAATCAGCAGCGCTGCGACAGGAATCATATAAGGCTCAAAGTAATAGCACCCGAGGACAAACAGTACAAGTGCAACAATACTCCGCGTTTTACTCTCCCATTCCCAGCAGCTCCTGTGAAACAAATAGcgaataaataatgtaataataataatagtgaagTTAAAACAGTAAATAGCAGCTTGGTGAGTAATTATAGTCAACTGACAACGTAACCAGAGTTAAGTGgcacaattattatttgaataccAACTCTATATTCGTATTTGCCTTTTGTAATCAAATAAACTTACTGGATGTATTTTCCTAAGTCAAtgaaatacataataatagcCTTGAGTCTCAGTACATTGCGCAAAAAAACTTGTCGCTTGAACTTAATCTCAGGCTCCATGTACTTCTTTTCCTTTGGGTTCAGAGTGCGAATGCATGCTCTCACGACATTCCAGACCACGCGTAGCTCCAGTAAAATTTGTGGAAAATTCCCCTTAGCACGTCCGCGTAATTTTTTATCCTTCAATGCGTACCATCTCTTTTCACCATTCCAGATTTTCAGTAATGGAATTGCTATTTTGCCCAAAAATTCAACTTTATGATCACGGTCTTCGTCGTACACTGTCACCTCTAATACTGAATTTATGTCTTTGACGTTACTGAAAcattttagtaataaattattaattaatttattaaaatatacaattttGAACAGTCAGgaattaacattttaaatCAAGTTTTAATCGTCAATCTTTtgatctaaaattttcatgcttttaaattttaatccaataaacaaaagtttgattttttatttgataataataagaattataCGCACttagaatttcaaaattcaattttttttaattcattttcgCAATGTACATATATTTAAGGATAAAAACTTTAAGCGCCTTTTTCTCAAAACTGTGTTTAAAGTCGATGAGTAAGATTTATCGAAAACGAATGATAAGATCAATCTCAAATTTTCTCAACTATATTTTTCGATAATTGATCCAAGGACTAATAATtccgataaatattttacatttttataaacaatttaaggctaaaattttcatcgaaaatcgataattttttctgtaaagccatttcgttaaaaatagatatttcatAAATCCTTCGATTAATCATTAGATAATATCTTATATTGACGGAATTTTtgcaaattttcaaatttcgattattcaaacTGAACATATTATGCTCACCGCAAGACATCTTTTTTTAGAGGACCTCCCAGAGGTCCTTTTAGAGGACCAGAGATCGTCTACATaggtagaaaaattattgtttataaaaaaaaagaactaataattaaagttCAAAGTCACTACTAttagtatataaattttcatactaatcaattgaaaatttttttcagaaaaaattaaaaaaaaattgctaccTTCTAAGTGCGTAAACTcctaaaaattactaatgaacttacaaagtaaaaattttctgccAATTAGGTGCCAGAGTTTTGTACTCAGTCTGGGTTTGTAACCGTGAATTGACTAATTCCAGGACACAAAAAGGATCACTTTTTCCTCCTAAGTCAGCGGCAGCAAGCCCTTGTGCTCTATAGACCTAAAAGAGAAAATTCTTCATTAAGAACGtggatatttatttgaaataaatttttaaaaagagtaagtatatttttcaatcattgagacctataaaaataaaattgaaagttaatttttcaattttaaattacagaaATTGGAGacagataaataataaatagcaaAAGTACTAACTTTAACAGTAAGATGCCCAACATCTCGGGGTCTTTGCAACGAATTCCAGAGGGAATATCTATCTTCGACCCGACCGCGTTCCTGAGGAGTTTCTTCATGGGCAGCAAGATCACTAATAGTTTCGCTGGCAGTCGTACCGCTGATAGTAAGTAATAGAAAAATACTTCCAGCCCCATCTTCCAGTTCTTTCCAAATCCTATGGGTCGTTTCGCGCTCCAATCCCGCTAAGTCAATGGTCGTTCTGCCCATCAAGTCGTCTTGGTGACCCTTGTCTCGGTCCCATACCGTAACCTCCAGTTCCTGACCCAGATAAGGGTCCTCGTACAGATGGAGGTCAAATTGCTCCAGCCACACGGGGTTTACCGTCTTGTTCACGACCTTTGATTTGTATTTTTCAGTTCCCAatctgaagaaaatttttttttctttattcttattcaagataaattgtttatcaaatattttaaatttattgtcttGAAGTGGTGGAAGGAGTAGAAATATTGATAAGcacttatttataattttaattgtttattttatatgataaatacCTAAATTTAACGTAAGGATCCGAAAGGCCGTCGATATCCATAGGTAATAAACTTTTGGCTTCGACGAGAACAATTGTCACAACAGAACTCCATATTTGTGATTTTAGTCGCCGGTTAACGTCTGCTAATCTGTTTGTTCTTTGGAAGTActgtaaacaaattttttagttatttttttatcaattatttttattcttatataaacattttaaattatatctattaacattttttttatcaagtgaatttcgaaaaaaaatcaagaaatttgttatgaaaattaaattagcagacatctgacaattttttgtcgaaaaaattattacaaaaaaatttagagaaaaatttcacatATGGAAGATTTAGaaaactacaatttttttaaaatactttttttgttctgatttaatcaaagaaaaaattcaaacaattattaaatgtctgctaatttcagtatcacaattttttctaatattttcaGCTCTCTGCCCACACTCAATTTTCATGTCTATCCATTtccagaaataaaaaaaaataccctcGTAACATCCTCAACTTTCTCTTTCCATCCTTCCTTGAatctatcaataaaatcaggCGTGTGTTTATTTTCTCCATTATGTTTATCATGAATTTCAATAACAGGAACCGGCGtggatattattttaatgaactCCTCATGCTCGCCACTATTTTTAAACTCCACCTCAAAATTGCCCCCATCTAGTTCTCCCTTTTCGCCCTTGGAATCCTCCTCGCCCTCGGAGTCCTTAGAAATCAAGGGCAACCTGTCCTTTCTTACATCCTTCTTGCATTTATCCACAATCCAGGTCTCTATCGGCTGCAACCAGGGATGTTTATCTGCCTTCTCCTCTAGAATCCTCTCGACCCTATCCTCGATTATTCTCTCCATACTTTCCACCCTTTTTTCCAGCGACTGTTTGAAAGCCTGGACAGACTTTTTATGTCTTTGCACCTCGTCCATGTTCAGTCCGTATCTTCTCTTCCCGACATTTTTTCTCCTCGTCAACTTTTTATCCTCTTCCTCGTTtccatttttttcttcttcttcttcaagTTTACTTTTGTCGTCAACATTTCTTAAACTaacttcttctttttttttatctctttctATGTCATCGCTCATTGCGTCACTCGGGAAGA
It encodes:
- the LOC123265097 gene encoding multiple C2 and transmembrane domain-containing protein isoform X2 encodes the protein MFEINMENELGNYNNKTECDDKVSHEHFFPSDAMSDDIERDKKKEEVSLRNVDDKSKLEEEEEKNGNEEEDKKLTRRKNVGKRRYGLNMDEVQRHKKSVQAFKQSLEKRVESMERIIEDRVERILEEKADKHPWLQPIETWIVDKCKKDVRKDRLPLISKDSEGEEDSKGEKGELDGGNFEVEFKNSGEHEEFIKIISTPVPVIEIHDKHNGENKHTPDFIDRFKEGWKEKVEDVTRYFQRTNRLADVNRRLKSQIWSSVVTIVLVEAKSLLPMDIDGLSDPYVKFRLGTEKYKSKVVNKTVNPVWLEQFDLHLYEDPYLGQELEVTVWDRDKGHQDDLMGRTTIDLAGLERETTHRIWKELEDGAGSIFLLLTISGTTASETISDLAAHEETPQERGRVEDRYSLWNSLQRPRDVGHLTVKVYRAQGLAAADLGGKSDPFCVLELVNSRLQTQTEYKTLAPNWQKIFTFNVKDINSVLEVTVYDEDRDHKVEFLGKIAIPLLKIWNGEKRWYALKDKKLRGRAKGNFPQILLELRVVWNVVRACIRTLNPKEKKYMEPEIKFKRQVFLRNVLRLKAIIMYFIDLGKYIQSCWEWESKTRSIVALVLFVLGCYYFEPYMIPVAALLIMLKYCCVSLLTSTSSSSSSFQVHSITHDSDFNSDDGPPTPGDDDDDEDDKDKEEKKSLKERLQAIQEVTQTVQNSIGYIASLCERVKNLFNFTVPYLSYLAMILTVLGSIVLYLVPIRYLILAWGVNKFFRKLLRPHSIPNNEVLDLISRLPDDEDLLSYRELKPMPTADCEKASTSSPSSNATSRREQRKRHNKAA